The following proteins come from a genomic window of Pichia kudriavzevii chromosome 1, complete sequence:
- a CDS encoding uncharacterized protein (PKUD0A04360; similar to Saccharomyces cerevisiae YLR441C (RPS1A) and YML063W (RPS1B); ancestral locus Anc_4.325) — MAIGKNKRLSKGKKGLKKKVVDPFTRKEWYDIKAPTTFEHRDAGKTLINKSTGLKNAVDGLKGRVFEFNLADLQGSEDHAHKKIKLRVDEVQGKNLLTNFHGMDFTTDKLKSLVRKWQSLVEANVTVKTADDYVLRVFAIAFTKRQANQVKRNTYAQSSKLREVRKKMIEIMTKEVSNSTLAQLTGKLIPEAIGNEIEKATQAILPLQNVHIRKVKLLKQPKFDLGNLLSLHGESSVDSKGKKVSSGFKDVILETV; from the coding sequence ATGGCAATCGGTAAGAACAAGAGATTATCCAAAGGTAAGAAGGGTCTTAAGAAGAAGGTCGTTGACCCATTCACCAGAAAGGAATGGTACGATATCAAGGCACCAACCACTTTTGAACACAGAGATGCAGGTAAGACTTTAATCAACAAGTCCACTGGTTTAAAGAATGCAGTTGACGGTTTAAAGGGTAGAGTTTTCGAATTCAACTTAGCTGATTTGCAAGGTTCTGAAGATCACGCACACAAGAAGATCAAGTTGAGAGTCGACGAAGTCCAAGGTAAAAACTTATTGACCAACTTCCACGGTATGGATTTCACCACTGACAAGTTAAAGTCTTTAGTCAGAAAGTGGCAATCCCTTGTCGAAGCTAACGTTACTGTTAAGACTGCTGATGATTACGTTTTAAGAGTTTTCGCTATTGCTTTCACCAAGAGACAAGCTAACCAAGTCAAGAGAAACACTTACGCTCAATCTTCCAAATTAAGAGAAGTTAGAAAGAAGATGATTGAAATCATGACCAAGGAAGTTTCCAACTCCACCTTAGCTCAATTAACTGGTAAGTTGATCCCAGAAGCTATTGGTAACGAAATCGAAAAGGCAACTCAAGCTATTCTTCCATTACAAAATGTTCATATCAGAAAGGTCAAGTTATTAAAGCAACCAAAATTCGACTTAGGTAACTTATTATCCTTACACGGTGAATCTTCTGTTGACTCTAAGGGTAAGAAGGTTTCCTCTGGTTTCAAGGATGTTATCTTAGAAACTGTTTAA
- a CDS encoding uncharacterized protein (PKUD0A04370; similar to Saccharomyces cerevisiae YML064C (TEM1); ancestral locus Anc_4.326), whose amino-acid sequence MDTYNQEKNTVTLKVGLIGDAQVGKTSLMVKYVENCFDEIYTQTLGVNFMERTINIKNTEITFSIWDLGGESEFTNMLPLVATDAIAILFMFDLTKKSTLTSIKDWYRQARGFNRTAIPFLVGTKYDMFVELPEHEQEEITRQAKKYAHAMNAPLIFSSTSASINIQKIFKIVISKAFDLRVKIPEITHIGEPILLYQDV is encoded by the coding sequence ATGGATACTTATaaccaagagaaaaatacTGTTACTTTGAAAGTAGGGCTTATTGGAGATGCCCAAGTAGGTAAAACTTCACTCATGGTGAAGTATGTCGAAAACTGCTTTGACGAGATCTACACACAGACACTAGGTGTTAATTTTATGGAACGTAcaatcaatatcaaaaatacCGAAATCACTTTTTCGATATGGGATTTGGGTGGTGAGTCGGAATTTACAAATATGTTGCCATTGGTTGCAACTGATGCCATTGCCATTTTGTTTATGTTTGATCTTACGAAAAAATCTACGCTAACTTCCATCAAGGACTGGTACAGGCAAGCAAGAGGTTTCAATAGAACTGCAATTCCCTTTTTGGTGGGAACAAAATATGACATGTTTGTAGAGCTGCCTGAACatgaacaagaagaaatcaccAGACAAGCAAAGAAATATGCCCATGCAATGAATGCACCGCTGATATTCTCATCGACTAGCGCATCGAtcaatattcaaaagaTATTCAAGATTGTAATTAGCAAAGCTTTCGATTTAAGGGTGAAAATACCAGAAATTACACACATCGGAGAACCTATTTTGTTATACCAAGATGTGTGA
- a CDS encoding uncharacterized protein (PKUD0A04380; similar to Saccharomyces cerevisiae YLR442C (SIR3) and YML065W (ORC1); ancestral locus Anc_4.327) has translation MAKTRKDMEGWDIVLEGKTGMRHARRTKASGIKLCRKSDNLTIVEGDCISFILDSESNYKVNGIGFIKDINFGIDRFLAVNILWMVKYTSNLDSILPLLPNNEKYTNVDVFLSPFLDPIKLSQIIRKVQVVSIHTFHKLQGTSEEPETDVFTCRRFTDETSTYFTDVVDWDTMMDSFKENKDEFYDSVKMLTMKSKSPVKKTMTTRRVSAPSTPTKGKAIKKKKHISDSSDNSDLEIKEIKAVKVDTKYDDDDVDVDDDDILYSINADQNGHMPTSEDEIEDVIEDFKPVKRKRGRPRLSPIKSAKLTHPKLPIVEPETADFLDGEYSTTQMLVKAKKILGTGTKLKFLPCREREFEQIYRGLKSSILSQKGCCIYVSGTPGVGKTATIREVIKQLSAKMAIESNGHKMFNFLEINGLKLIKPQQAYDHLWTKLSGMKTSTNNSLNFLQRHFEADSEDEEVLKGSSKLPLVVLLDELDQIVTKNQAVMYNFFNWPTYPNSKLIVVAVANTMDLPERLLTNKISSRLGLSRIQFTSYSYNQLSEIIKHRLEQLSKDNENLIIAKDAIEFASRKVASVSGDARRSLMICIRAVEIAQNEYMNKSKCERENLDGKYTVTIMHIMKAVNETSSSPVVGYLNSLPFLSKLVLLCIMLRKKRLGIAEIRLGEIYDELSNQAQVLLFSELKKSLKGEDLGLLDILFGSGKNRMMGSVINASLFILKDLEENGILIMQSLRIERDRLVRLNISDDEILSILKRDPMIQEIITFI, from the coding sequence atggcCAAGACGAGAAAAGACATGGAAGGATGGGACATTGTTCTTGAGGGGAAAACAGGAATGAGGCATgcaagaagaacaaaagcTTCAGGGATAAAGCTATGTCGAAAATCTGATAATTTGACAATCGTTGAAGGAGACTGTATCTCGTTTATTTTAGATTCAGAAAGTAATTATAAGGTAAATGGAATAGGATTTATTAAAGATATAAACTTTGGAATTGATCGTTTCTTGGCTGTGAACATCCTATGGATGGTTAAATACACTAGCAACCTTGATAGTATATTGCCACTCTTACCTAACAACGAGAAATACACcaatgttgatgtttttctctCGCCTTTTCTAGATCCTATTAAACTATCACAAATTATTCGAAAAGTACAGGTCGTCAGTATACACACCTTTCACAAGTTACAAGGCACTTCAGAAGAGCCGGAAACAGATGTCTTTACCTGTCGACGATTCACTGATGAGACATCAACTTATTTTACAGACGTGGTTGATTGGGACACGATGATGGActctttcaaagaaaacaaggaTGAATTTTATGATAGTGTCAAAATGCTAACTATGAAATCCAAAAGTCCTGTTAAGAAGACAATGACAACTAGACGAGTCTCAGCGCCGTCTACACCTACAAAAGGAAAGgcaataaagaaaaaaaaacatataAGTGATTCTAGTGACAACAGTGATCttgaaataaaagagaTAAAAGCGGTTAAAGTTGATACTAaatatgatgatgatgatgttgatgttgatgacgatgataTTCTTTATAGTATCAATGCCGACCAGAATGGACATATGCCAACCAGTGAGGACGAAATAGAAGATGTGATCGAGGACTTCAAGCCGGTAAAACGTAAAAGAGGTAGGCCTAGATTATCTCCCATCAAAAGTGCCAAACTGACACATCCGAAACTCCCCATTGTAGAACCGGAAACTGCAGATTTTTTAGACGGAGAGTATTCAACAACACAAATGCTAGTAAAGGCCAAGAAGATATTAGGTACTGGCACAAAACTTAAATTTTTACCATGTAGAGAGAGGGAATTCGAGCAAATATATCGTGGATTGAAGAGTTCCATCTTATCGCAGAAAGGATGCTGTATTTACGTGAGTGGTACACCCGGTGTTGGTAAAACAGCGACTATCCGAGAAGTCATCAAACAACTAAGTGCTAAAATGGCAATTGAAAGTAATGGACATAAAATGTTCAACTTTCTAGAAATAAATGGTTTAAAATTGATAAAGCCGCAGCAAGCATATGACCACTTGTGGACCAAACTGTCCGGCATGAAGACATCCACAAATAATTCATTGAACTTTCTACAAAGACATTTTGAAGCAGATTCCGAAGATGAGGAAGTTCTTAAAGGCTCTAGTAAATTACCATTGGTTGTTCTGCTAGATGAACTCGATCAAATTGTAACAAAAAACCAGGCCGTTATGTACAATTTCTTTAACTGGCCTACATATCCAAACTCTAAACTGATTGTTGTAGCCGTTGCCAACACGATGGATTTACCTGAAAGACTATTGACTAACAAAATATCCTCCAGATTAGGTTTATCGAGAATACAATTTACAAGTTACTCTTACAATCAACTAAGTGAAATTATTAAACATAGACTAGAACAACTAAGTAAAGATAATGAGAACTTGATAATTGCCAAGGATGCGATTGAATTTGCATCAAGAAAAGTGGCATCTGTTAGTGGTGATGCCAGAAGATCGTTGATGATTTGTATTAGAGCTGTTGAAATTGCACAAAATGAATATATGAACAAATCGAAATGTGAACGGGAAAATTTAGATGGTAAATATACAGTAACGATTATGCATATAATGAAGGCAGTCAATGAGACCTCAAGTTCCCCTGTTGTTGGATATCTCAATTCATTACCTTTTTTGAGTAAATTGGTTCTCCTGTGTATTATGTTGAGAAAGAAGAGACTGGGTATAGCTGAAATCCGACTTGGTGAGATCTATGATGAATTGAGTAACCAAGCACAAGTTTTATTGTTCAGtgagttgaagaaatctcTAAAAGGTGAAGATTTAGGCCTTCTTGATATTCTTTTTGGTAGTGGTAAGAATCGAATGATGGGGTCGGTTATCAATGCCAGTTTGTTCATTCTAAAAGAtttagaagaaaatggcATACTTATCATGCAGTCGTTGAGAATTGAAAGAGATCGGTTGGTGCGTCTAAATATCAGTGACGATGAAATCCTTTCTATTTTGAAGAGGGATCCTATGATTCAAGAAATAATCACATTCATCTAA
- a CDS encoding uncharacterized protein (PKUD0A04390; similar to Saccharomyces cerevisiae YLR443W (ECM7); ancestral locus Anc_4.328): MLWSNIRYYSQFPFVNLSRRAKFIFALRQTTLLVCLLLGIALLIHNALRLPYLILNFKHSDLASGLYDAIKTSSNRQPNLMMASEIKLLASYISSEIQGTPEKIEANIFGWCSINYNSVYDVPDMDQDITSAWVESFNEEGTNNITVVCSSNGGNDIFDFRGQLSQVGLNSILSYAYSASFRTDDQLSTNTNSYIPDERYVNLMKQRDSYVHRYRSFIIATAVLQMLLFFYTFFYYSLRGNNMDDEKIHWVPKNIAAVSAAIIYLLTILSFAIIISIMLFTKKDVQNELSSFGIYVNYGSKAVGLLITWLVLTTLFFLLWSGPVWCNRSVRRKEISNQSLVGTTEGESSNHEHRNLDDLQLTDDEYDDLYSTSIYANPFIGELDVGFKTDIPDWKYRSSDSEDTNMEEAKVDQNENPFSEEIDVPLNHSSRRRGFKKPPPPQLPSSSETMIDLIPMSPILHQEKNN; the protein is encoded by the coding sequence ATGTTGTGGAGCAACATCAGATACTACTCACAATTCCCATTTGTGAATCTCTCCAGGCGTGCTAAATTTATCTTTGCTTTAAGACAAACTACATTGCTTGTTTGTCTCCTGCTGGGTATTGCATTACTTATCCATAACGCATTGAGATTGCCATACCTTATTCTGAACTTCAAGCATAGTGACTTGGCGAGTGGTTTATATGATGCCATCAAAACAAGTTCAAACAGGCAGccaaatttgatgatggcATCTGAGATCAAGCTCTTGGCTAGCTACATCTCGTCGGAAATCCAAGGAACACCCGAAAAAATTGAGGCAAATATCTTTGGATGGTGTTCTATCAATTACAATTCTGTCTATGACGTTCCTGACATGGATCAAGACATTACTTCTGCATGGGTCGAATCATTCAATGAAGAAGGAACCAATAACATCACGGTTGTATGTTCGTCGAATGGGGGAAACGATATCTTCGATTTCAGGGGCCAATTATCCCAAGTAGGGCTTAACAGTATCTTGTCGTATGCCTATAGTGCAAGTTTCCGTACTGATGACCAATTATCTACCAACACCAACTCATATATTCCCGATGAGAGGTATGTAAACTTGATGAAGCAAAGAGATTCATACGTTCATAGATACCGCTCTTTCATAATAGCCACAGCGGTGCTTCAAAtgttgctatttttttacaCTTTTTTCTACTATTCACTTAGAGGTAACAACATGGACgatgaaaaaatacattggGTACCGAAAAATATAGCAGCTGTGTCTGCTGCGATCATATATTTATTAacaattttatcatttgcTATAATAATATCAATCATGTTGTTTACTAAGAAAGATGTTCAGAATGAATTGTCGAGTTTTGGTATCTATGTTAATTATGGCAGCAAAGCAGTTGGACTGTTGATAACTTGGCTAGTTCTTACCACTCTATTCTTTTTACTCTGGTCTGGTCCTGTTTGGTGTAACAGGTCGGTTCGTAGAAAGGAGATAAGCAATCAAAGTCTAGTGGGAACCACCGAAGGCGAGAGTAGCAACCATGAGCACAGAAACCTTGATGACTTACAATTAACCGATGATGAATATGACGATCTTTATTCTACAAGCATATATGCAAATCCTTTTATAGGTGAATTGGACGTTGGTTTCAAGACAGACATCCCAGATTGGAAGTATAGGTCATCTGATTCGGAGGATACCAATATGGAAGAAGCAAAGGTAGATCAAAACGAAAATCCGTTTTCTGAAGAAATAGACGTTCCACTCAATCATTCTTCTAGAAGACGTGGCTTCAAGaaaccaccaccaccacaACTACCGTCTTCATCCGAAACCATGATCGATCTGATCCCCATGTCACCTATACTTCACCAAGAGAAGAATAACTGA
- a CDS encoding uncharacterized protein (PKUD0A04395; similar to Saccharomyces cerevisiae YML066C (SMA2); ancestral locus Anc_4.329) translates to MSKIFGMQKISAEPTSVAELTLAERLVDFLSKTILSNSFDRGKIQESIVNVFDSNDTMIFKFSDYGYCKKTSTEKKLISECHAMSTGTDIPSVMTKDITYSLI, encoded by the coding sequence ATGTCAAAGATATTTGGAATGCAAAAAATTAGTGCCGAGCCCACAAGCGTGGCGGAGTTAACTTTGGCTGAAAGATTAGTAGATTTCCTATCTAAAACGATTTTAAGTAACTCTTTTGATAGAGGAAAAATACAGGAAAGTATTGTCAATGTTTTCGACAGCAACGATACAAtgatattcaaatttagTGATTACGGGTATTGTAAGAAAACATCCACCGAGAAAAAGCTCATCTCAGAGTGCCATGCTATGAGTACCGGTACTGATATACCTAGTGTTATGACTAAAGACATAACATATTCATTAATCTAA
- a CDS encoding uncharacterized protein (PKUD0A04400; similar to Saccharomyces cerevisiae YKL186C (MTR2); ancestral locus Anc_4.284) codes for MMGFQQQMNGNTMSNMSNMAQQQSDQDHTSRVEQFLSKLIESLDQQNPTPTSPPLPQLTQQPRIIINGTPFGSRDQFQQLWISLPASNHQITSLDVHFLPSGNTGLGQFIVLAHMKVRFDESGKNKLGETALFNNSTVSSTRVLWSHWFGVTLSCVIDSSMLNNPNSECISCWDYRFTENPTKSIFKVE; via the coding sequence ATGATGGGgtttcaacaacaaatgaaTGGAAACACAATGTCTAACATGTCTAACATGGCACAGCAGCAGTCTGATCAGGATCATACATCAAGGGTTGaacaatttctttcaaagCTCATTGAATCATTAGATCAACAGAATCCAACACCCACATCGCCCCCGCTTCCACAACTCACACAGCAGCCCCGTATCATAATCAACGGAACACCTTTTGGGTCTCGAGATCAGTTTCAGCAGTTATGGATATCATTACCTGCctcaaatcatcaaatcaCTTCATTGGACGTTCATTTTCTACCATCGGGCAATACAGGATTAGGGCAGTTTATTGTGTTGGCTCACATGAAAGTCAGGTTTGATGAGTCTGGGAAAAACAAGTTGGGAGAGACTGCATTGTTCAATAACTCAACCGTATCTTCGACTAGGGTGCTTTGGAGTCATTGGTTTGGTGTTACCCTTTCGTGTGTCATTGATTCCTCAATGCTGAATAATCCAAACTCCGAATGTATTTCTTGTTGGGATTACAGGTTCACCgaaaatccaacaaaatCGATCTTTAAAGTCGAGTAA